In the Bradyrhizobium guangzhouense genome, one interval contains:
- a CDS encoding DODA-type extradiol aromatic ring-opening family dioxygenase, producing MTRLPTLFLSHGGGPWPFMEDRRVQYAKTAAEFGRLPQLLPERPKAVLVITGHWEANAFTVSTSAHPPMVYDYYGFPEHTYHITYPAPGQPQLAAEVKALLARAGLDCREDPNQGFDHGTFVPLGLMYPNADMPIALLSLKSSYDAAEHIKVGQAIAPLRDEGILIVGSGLTYHNMRGFGRAESKPVSYDFEAYLNEAISNPDAARRNAMLVDWENAPSARLAHPREDHLLPLMVAAGAAGSDVGKRVFVDEVASVAMASYMFG from the coding sequence ATGACGCGACTTCCGACCCTGTTTCTGTCCCATGGCGGCGGCCCCTGGCCCTTCATGGAGGACCGGCGGGTGCAATATGCCAAGACCGCCGCGGAGTTCGGCCGGCTGCCGCAGCTGCTTCCTGAACGACCGAAGGCGGTGCTTGTCATCACCGGCCATTGGGAGGCCAACGCCTTCACCGTGTCGACCTCGGCCCATCCGCCGATGGTGTACGACTATTACGGTTTCCCCGAGCATACTTACCACATCACCTATCCGGCGCCGGGCCAGCCCCAACTCGCAGCGGAGGTGAAGGCGCTGCTTGCGCGCGCCGGCCTCGATTGCCGGGAAGATCCCAATCAGGGCTTTGACCACGGCACCTTCGTGCCGCTCGGCTTGATGTACCCCAACGCCGACATGCCGATAGCGCTGCTGTCGCTGAAGTCGAGCTATGACGCGGCCGAGCACATCAAGGTCGGGCAGGCGATCGCCCCGCTGCGCGATGAGGGCATTCTGATCGTCGGCAGCGGGCTCACCTATCACAACATGCGCGGTTTTGGCCGTGCGGAATCCAAGCCGGTCTCGTATGATTTCGAAGCCTATCTGAACGAGGCGATCAGCAATCCGGACGCGGCGCGCCGCAACGCGATGCTGGTCGATTGGGAGAACGCGCCCAGCGCGCGCCTGGCGCATCCGCGTGAGGATCATCTCCTGCCGCTGATGGTTGCCGCGGGTGCTGCGGGCAGTGACGTCGGCAAGCGCGTCTTCGTCGACGAGGTCGCAAGCGTCGCGATGGCGTCGTATATGTTCGGGTGA
- a CDS encoding carboxylesterase/lipase family protein: MRFLLALIAALELLCACNADAQAVGQYPFALTREGQMLGAVEGEVASFKGLAYAAPPVGSLRWRPPQELPESSEMSTAYDYGAPCLQPSLPAAREDCLTLNVFRPFGVDGPLPVMVFIHGGGFVSGTANDPLFDGSRFAQAGLIVVTVNYRLGAFGWLMHPALSEDGSGNFGLMDQITALRWVHDNIAAFGGDANNVTLFGNGAGATSIALLMLCSQSRDLFQKAILQSVPGRMRPASPQEAETAGLQFVAALGQATDLRAVEPARLLAAEGRLLDKSPRGFSPAMDGSLVTEDIAAGFASGHESRIPLIIGSNDDERRFDSELEVKQALSSSTESPDELRRLYPDAKTPSDVAAGFYTDKVFSEPVRMLARLHAATGAPTFRYRFTYVPEARRSNPDEGHGRELQFVFGAEGVPGAGIFSRRDREVANRMRSYWINFAKSGDPNGAELPHWDAAADRDHLLLIANDHTASGDDPLSERLDRLARESGK, from the coding sequence ATGCGGTTCCTGCTTGCGCTCATTGCAGCCCTTGAATTGCTCTGCGCCTGTAACGCCGACGCCCAGGCGGTCGGCCAGTATCCTTTTGCGCTGACGCGCGAAGGCCAGATGCTCGGTGCGGTCGAAGGCGAGGTCGCCTCCTTCAAGGGGCTGGCCTATGCCGCGCCGCCGGTCGGCAGCCTGCGTTGGCGTCCGCCTCAGGAGCTGCCCGAGAGCTCCGAGATGAGCACGGCGTACGACTATGGCGCGCCCTGTCTGCAGCCCTCGCTGCCGGCCGCGCGCGAGGATTGCCTGACGCTGAACGTGTTTCGGCCTTTCGGCGTCGACGGGCCGCTGCCGGTGATGGTGTTCATCCATGGCGGCGGTTTTGTCAGCGGTACCGCCAATGATCCGCTGTTCGACGGTTCGAGGTTCGCGCAGGCCGGCCTCATCGTCGTCACCGTGAATTATCGGCTCGGCGCGTTCGGCTGGCTCATGCATCCCGCATTGTCCGAGGACGGTTCAGGCAATTTCGGCCTGATGGACCAGATCACGGCGTTGCGTTGGGTGCACGACAACATCGCGGCCTTCGGCGGCGATGCGAACAACGTCACGCTGTTCGGCAACGGCGCCGGCGCGACCTCGATCGCGCTGCTGATGCTGTGCTCCCAATCACGCGATCTCTTCCAGAAGGCGATCCTGCAATCGGTGCCCGGCCGCATGCGCCCGGCCTCGCCGCAGGAGGCCGAGACTGCGGGGTTGCAATTCGTCGCCGCGCTCGGACAGGCGACCGATTTGCGCGCGGTCGAACCGGCGCGGTTGCTTGCCGCCGAGGGAAGACTGCTGGACAAATCGCCGCGCGGCTTTTCGCCGGCGATGGACGGAAGCCTGGTGACCGAAGACATCGCCGCGGGATTTGCATCGGGACACGAGAGCCGCATTCCCCTCATCATCGGCTCGAATGATGACGAGAGGCGCTTCGACAGCGAGCTGGAAGTCAAGCAGGCGCTGTCGTCCTCCACCGAAAGCCCTGATGAGTTGCGCAGGCTCTATCCTGACGCCAAGACGCCCTCCGATGTTGCCGCCGGCTTCTACACTGACAAGGTCTTCTCCGAGCCGGTGCGAATGCTCGCCCGGCTTCATGCCGCAACCGGCGCGCCCACCTTCCGCTATCGCTTCACCTACGTGCCGGAAGCCCGGCGCAGCAATCCCGACGAGGGCCACGGGCGCGAATTGCAGTTCGTCTTCGGCGCCGAGGGCGTGCCGGGCGCGGGCATTTTCTCGCGACGGGATCGCGAGGTCGCAAACCGGATGCGGTCCTACTGGATCAATTTTGCGAAGAGCGGCGATCCCAACGGAGCCGAGCTGCCGCATTGGGATGCGGCCGCGGACCGCGACCATCTATTGCTGATCGCGAACGATCATACCGCGAGCGGCGACGACCCCTTGTCGGAGCGTCTGGATCGGCTAGCGCGCGAGAGCGGGAAGTGA